The Clostridium septicum genome contains a region encoding:
- a CDS encoding IS256 family transposase → MSFSKEELIKILAKDPNIKTAEDIQNVLKDLFGGMLQQMLEAELDNHLGYEKHDYQNKNTTNSRNGKSRKTMKSNLGYFDLDVPRDREGSFEPEIVKKHQTDVSHLESSIIGMYAKGMTTRDIASQVNEIYGMDISPTLVSNITDKVIPMIREWQSRPLETVYPIVFMDAIHFKVRKDNTVVSKAAYAAIGVNIEGKKDVLGIWIGASESSKYWLLVLNELKNRGVKDILIASVDGLVGFNEAIRAVYPNTEIQRCIIHQIRNSSKYLSYKDLKAFNADLKLVYTASTEEVALAELDRLEEKWGEKYLIAVRSWRNNWNELSTFFKYPPEIRKIIYTTNAMESYNRQLRKVTKTKSIFPNDESLMKILYLATVDITKKWTQSIRGWAQILAQLSIFFEGRLDDQLF, encoded by the coding sequence ATGTCATTTTCAAAGGAAGAATTAATAAAAATATTAGCAAAGGATCCAAATATTAAAACAGCTGAAGATATTCAAAATGTTTTAAAAGACTTATTTGGAGGAATGCTTCAGCAAATGCTAGAAGCCGAATTAGATAATCATCTTGGATATGAGAAACATGATTACCAAAATAAAAACACAACTAATAGCCGTAATGGCAAGAGCCGAAAAACTATGAAATCCAATCTTGGCTACTTCGACTTAGATGTTCCAAGAGATAGAGAAGGTTCTTTTGAGCCTGAAATAGTAAAAAAACATCAAACTGATGTTTCACATTTAGAAAGCTCAATAATTGGGATGTATGCTAAGGGAATGACTACAAGAGATATAGCATCACAAGTAAATGAAATATACGGAATGGACATATCACCAACATTAGTTTCTAATATAACAGATAAAGTAATTCCAATGATTAGAGAATGGCAAAGCCGTCCGTTGGAAACAGTATATCCTATAGTATTTATGGATGCTATTCACTTTAAAGTGAGAAAAGATAACACCGTTGTTTCGAAAGCAGCCTACGCTGCGATTGGAGTAAATATTGAAGGAAAAAAAGATGTTCTTGGTATATGGATAGGAGCATCAGAGTCATCAAAATATTGGTTGCTTGTTCTGAATGAGTTAAAAAATAGAGGCGTAAAAGATATACTAATTGCTTCAGTTGATGGGTTAGTAGGGTTTAACGAAGCCATTAGAGCTGTTTATCCGAACACTGAAATTCAAAGATGTATTATTCATCAAATAAGAAATTCAAGTAAATACTTATCTTATAAGGATTTAAAAGCTTTCAATGCAGATTTAAAACTAGTTTACACCGCTTCTACTGAGGAGGTCGCATTAGCGGAATTAGATAGATTAGAAGAAAAATGGGGAGAAAAATACTTAATAGCAGTAAGGTCTTGGAGAAATAACTGGAATGAGTTATCAACATTCTTTAAATATCCACCAGAGATTAGAAAAATAATATATACAACTAATGCAATGGAAAGTTATAATCGTCAACTGAGAAAAGTTACTAAAACTAAATCTATATTTCCGAATGATGAATCATTAATGAAGATTTTATACCTTGCTACCGTTGATATAACAAAGAAATGGACCCAATCAATACGAGGATGGGCTCAAATTTTAGCTCAACTATCAATCTTCTTCGAAGGTCGTTTAGACGACCAGTTGTTCTAA
- the pyrB gene encoding aspartate carbamoyltransferase, with protein sequence MKNKHLIDPSDFNLEELDEIFKLAHQIISNPKKFSNICDGKILATLFYEPSTRTRFSFEAAMMRLGGKILGFSEPNSSSASKGETLADTIKVVSIYSDIIAMRHPKEGSAKVASMYSSVPVINAGDGGHQHPTQTLTDLLTIESLKNGLENHTIGICGDLKNGRTVHSLIKAMSRYNGNRFILISPKELVIPEYIREEILKNNNIEFREVERLEDVISELDILYMTRIQKERFFNEDEYIRLKDSYILDNCKMNLAKKDMIVLHPLPRVNEVSMKVDKDERAAYFKQAEYGMYVRMALIAKLLEVA encoded by the coding sequence ATGAAAAACAAACATTTAATTGACCCAAGTGATTTTAATTTAGAAGAATTAGATGAAATATTCAAATTAGCACATCAAATTATTTCAAATCCTAAAAAATTTTCCAATATTTGTGATGGAAAGATATTAGCAACACTTTTTTATGAACCAAGCACTAGAACAAGATTTAGTTTTGAAGCAGCTATGATGAGATTAGGAGGAAAAATATTAGGGTTTTCAGAACCTAATTCAAGTTCAGCTTCAAAAGGTGAAACTTTAGCAGATACTATTAAAGTAGTTTCAATATATTCAGATATAATTGCTATGAGACACCCAAAGGAAGGATCAGCAAAAGTAGCTAGCATGTATTCATCAGTTCCAGTAATTAATGCTGGAGATGGTGGACATCAACATCCAACTCAAACATTAACAGATCTTTTAACTATAGAGTCATTAAAAAATGGTTTAGAAAATCATACAATAGGTATTTGTGGTGACTTGAAAAATGGAAGAACTGTACATTCTTTAATAAAAGCTATGTCAAGATACAATGGTAATAGATTTATATTAATATCTCCAAAAGAACTTGTAATACCAGAATATATAAGAGAAGAAATATTAAAAAATAATAATATAGAGTTTAGAGAAGTAGAAAGACTTGAAGATGTTATATCAGAACTTGATATATTATATATGACAAGAATTCAAAAAGAAAGATTCTTTAATGAAGATGAGTATATAAGATTAAAAGACAGTTATATATTAGATAATTGTAAGATGAATTTAGCTAAAAAGGATATGATAGTATTACATCCACTACCAAGAGTAAATGAAGTATCAATGAAAGTAGATAAAGATGAAAGAGCAGCATACTTTAAGCAAGCAGAGTATGGAATGTATGTAAGAATGGCGTTAATTGCTAAACTTTTGGAGGTGGCATAA
- a CDS encoding aspartate carbamoyltransferase regulatory subunit, which translates to MFQITSIKNGLVIDHIKAGKGIKIFNYLNLENEKNQVTLIINADSKILGKKDIIKIENIREINYTVLSILSPSITINEVRNGEINKKFKPKLPTRVLNILKCNNPRCITVDEKYVNHSFKLVNLKECTYRCEYCDNITKLL; encoded by the coding sequence ATGTTTCAAATAACTAGCATAAAAAATGGATTAGTTATAGATCATATAAAAGCTGGAAAGGGTATAAAAATTTTTAATTATTTAAACTTAGAAAATGAGAAAAATCAAGTGACTCTAATAATAAATGCAGATAGCAAAATATTAGGGAAAAAAGACATAATAAAAATTGAAAATATAAGAGAAATAAATTATACAGTTTTAAGTATATTATCTCCAAGTATTACAATAAACGAAGTTAGAAATGGTGAAATAAATAAAAAGTTTAAGCCGAAATTACCAACAAGGGTATTAAATATTTTAAAGTGCAATAATCCAAGATGTATAACAGTAGATGAAAAATATGTAAATCATTCTTTTAAACTAGTTAATTTAAAAGAATGTACTTATAGATGTGAATATTGTGATAATATAACAAAATTATTATAG
- a CDS encoding dihydroorotase, with the protein MNLLIKNANVIDAMQNFYGDIYIEEGKIKEIGKELKIDNVDKIDAKGLTLMPAFIDTHAHFREPGLTYKEDIKTGSKAALRGGYTGVCLMANTSPICSSKEVLDTVRNRSKEISLIDIHQCVSVTKNFDGRTVEHLDELKGDKEIKAISDDGVGVMDSFIMYEAMKKAKENNWIIMSHAEDHKFSKTDMRIAENMMTLRDIALAKESKARLHMAHVSTKEAINYIKEAKDDGVNLTCEVTPHHIALTTKINNYRVNPPIREQEDVDAILKAIKLGVVDCIGTDHAPHTEEDKKKGSPGMVGLETAFSICYTILVRNNIIGINKLSEIMSKNPAKILGMNKGIISIGLDGDLVLVNLNKKVKINSNEFHSKGRNTPFDGMEFYGEVEMTIKGGRILYKK; encoded by the coding sequence ATGAATTTATTAATTAAAAATGCAAATGTAATAGATGCAATGCAAAATTTTTATGGTGATATTTATATAGAAGAAGGAAAAATAAAAGAAATAGGAAAAGAGTTAAAAATAGATAATGTGGATAAAATAGATGCAAAAGGATTAACTTTAATGCCAGCATTTATAGATACACATGCTCATTTTAGAGAGCCTGGACTTACTTATAAAGAAGATATAAAAACAGGTTCAAAGGCTGCATTAAGGGGTGGATATACGGGGGTTTGTCTAATGGCTAATACATCTCCAATATGCTCAAGTAAAGAGGTATTAGATACAGTTAGAAATCGTTCTAAAGAAATAAGTCTTATAGACATTCACCAATGTGTATCAGTAACTAAGAATTTTGATGGAAGAACTGTAGAACATTTAGATGAGCTTAAAGGTGATAAAGAAATAAAAGCTATATCAGATGATGGTGTAGGAGTTATGGATTCATTTATAATGTATGAAGCTATGAAAAAAGCAAAAGAAAATAATTGGATTATAATGTCACATGCAGAAGATCATAAATTTTCAAAAACAGATATGAGAATAGCAGAAAATATGATGACCTTAAGGGACATAGCATTAGCTAAAGAGAGTAAAGCAAGACTTCATATGGCTCATGTAAGTACTAAAGAAGCAATTAATTATATAAAAGAAGCTAAAGATGATGGAGTAAATTTAACTTGTGAGGTTACACCTCATCATATAGCATTAACTACTAAAATAAATAATTATAGAGTGAATCCACCTATAAGAGAACAAGAAGATGTAGATGCTATTTTAAAAGCTATAAAACTTGGTGTTGTGGATTGTATAGGTACTGATCATGCCCCTCATACAGAAGAAGATAAGAAAAAGGGTTCACCAGGAATGGTAGGGCTTGAAACAGCATTTTCAATATGTTATACAATCTTAGTTCGTAATAATATTATAGGTATAAATAAATTAAGTGAAATAATGTCTAAAAATCCAGCAAAAATATTAGGTATGAATAAAGGAATAATTAGTATAGGGTTAGATGGAGATTTAGTATTAGTAAATTTAAATAAAAAAGTAAAAATAAATTCTAATGAGTTTCATTCTAAGGGTAGAAATACACCCTTTGATGGAATGGAGTTTTATGGAGAAGTTGAAATGACTATAAAAGGCGGAAGAATATTATATAAGAAATAG
- the pyrF gene encoding orotidine-5'-phosphate decarboxylase — protein sequence MRSNIMDKLFNRVNERGVVCVGLDTSIDYIPKYLFEEKDEAQAIFEFNKQIIDSTLDVVSCYKVQIAYYEALGIKGMIAYRDTLKYLREKDAIIIADIKRGDIAATATQYAKAHFQGDFEADFITLSPYMGMDSIEPYIPYLEKGTKGIFSLVRTSNKGAEDIENIDTVDGRKVYAVVGDKLKELGENITGECGYSAIGGVIGCTHVEEGKEIRKRFKNMFFLIPGYGAQGGKAEDVALYLNNGNGGVVNSSRAILLAYKKQEGREKEFAICAREEAIRMRDEIKNAVKLL from the coding sequence ATGAGAAGTAATATAATGGATAAATTATTTAATAGAGTTAATGAAAGGGGAGTTGTATGTGTAGGATTAGACACATCAATTGATTATATACCGAAATATTTATTTGAGGAAAAAGATGAAGCTCAGGCAATATTTGAGTTTAATAAGCAAATTATAGATTCTACTTTAGATGTAGTATCATGCTATAAAGTCCAAATAGCTTATTACGAGGCATTAGGAATAAAGGGAATGATAGCATATAGAGATACATTAAAATATTTAAGAGAAAAAGATGCTATTATAATTGCTGATATTAAAAGAGGGGATATAGCAGCTACTGCAACTCAATATGCAAAGGCTCATTTTCAGGGAGACTTTGAAGCAGATTTTATAACATTAAGCCCATATATGGGAATGGATAGTATAGAACCATATATACCATATTTAGAAAAGGGGACAAAAGGAATTTTTTCATTAGTTAGAACATCAAATAAAGGTGCTGAAGATATAGAAAATATTGATACAGTAGATGGAAGAAAAGTTTATGCTGTGGTGGGAGATAAGCTTAAAGAGCTTGGCGAAAATATTACTGGAGAGTGTGGGTATTCCGCAATTGGTGGAGTTATAGGATGCACTCATGTCGAAGAAGGAAAAGAAATAAGAAAAAGATTTAAAAACATGTTTTTCTTAATACCAGGATATGGAGCTCAAGGTGGTAAAGCTGAAGATGTGGCGTTATATTTAAATAATGGTAATGGAGGAGTAGTTAATTCATCAAGAGCTATACTTTTAGCATATAAGAAACAAGAGGGAAGAGAAAAAGAATTTGCTATTTGTGCAAGGGAAGAAGCTATAAGAATGAGAGATGAAATAAAAAATGCTGTAAAATTACTATAA
- a CDS encoding dihydroorotate dehydrogenase electron transfer subunit → MNYTKARVISNKEIVNGIYKMVVEDKNKTKPGQFYMLKIEGKTLLPRPISICEKDSETITFLYAVVGAGTKEFANLKEEDTISLTGPLGNGFNIEEDLGKVALVSGGIGIAPMLELAKRLREKNTNIVMDLYAGFRDDIYLINDLKEFVNNTYISTNTGNYGHRGFITELLKVENYDTVLCCGPEVMMKKVVEMCKENGVKVYVSMEKHMACGVGACLVCTCKTKDGHKRTCKDGPVFDGSYVEL, encoded by the coding sequence ATGAATTATACTAAAGCAAGAGTAATTTCAAATAAGGAAATAGTAAATGGAATCTATAAAATGGTTGTTGAGGATAAAAATAAAACTAAGCCAGGTCAATTTTATATGTTAAAAATTGAAGGGAAAACTTTATTACCAAGACCTATAAGTATATGTGAAAAGGATTCTGAAACTATAACCTTTCTTTATGCTGTAGTGGGAGCTGGAACAAAAGAGTTTGCTAACCTTAAAGAAGAAGATACTATAAGCTTAACAGGTCCACTTGGAAATGGGTTTAATATAGAAGAAGATTTAGGGAAAGTAGCATTAGTTTCAGGAGGAATTGGAATAGCGCCAATGCTAGAACTTGCAAAAAGATTAAGAGAAAAAAACACTAATATAGTAATGGATTTATACGCTGGATTTAGAGATGATATTTATTTAATAAATGATTTGAAAGAGTTTGTGAATAACACATATATTAGTACTAATACAGGTAATTATGGGCATAGAGGATTTATTACTGAACTACTTAAGGTAGAAAATTATGATACAGTGCTTTGCTGTGGACCAGAAGTTATGATGAAAAAAGTAGTTGAAATGTGTAAGGAAAATGGTGTGAAGGTATATGTTTCAATGGAAAAGCATATGGCTTGTGGTGTAGGAGCATGTTTAGTATGTACATGTAAAACAAAAGATGGACATAAAAGAACATGTAAGGATGGTCCAGTATTTGATGGTAGCTATGTAGAATTATAA
- a CDS encoding dihydroorotate dehydrogenase, translating into MLKVNINGIDFKNPVIAASGTFGFGGEYNNFYNVGILGGISSKGLTLNPKEGNEGIRVYETPSGMMNSVGLQNPGIDRFIKEELPMMKRLGTNIIANVGGGCMEDYEEAICKLRGQDIDMIELNISCPNVKSGGMAFGIKSDVAFDVVSKIKKIADKPIMVKLSPNAENIVDMAVKCQEAGADSISLINTLKGLAINPYKREPIFNNIYAGVSGPAVKPIALRMVHEVAKAVEIPVIGLGGISSGIDAIEFIMAGASAIQIGTVNFINPMAGKEIIEEIENFCISQGIKDINEIVGCIK; encoded by the coding sequence ATGTTAAAAGTAAATATAAATGGTATAGATTTTAAAAATCCAGTAATTGCAGCATCAGGAACATTTGGTTTTGGAGGAGAATATAATAACTTCTATAATGTAGGAATTCTTGGTGGTATATCATCAAAAGGATTGACACTTAATCCTAAAGAAGGGAATGAAGGAATAAGAGTTTATGAAACACCATCAGGAATGATGAATTCTGTAGGTCTTCAAAATCCAGGTATAGACAGATTTATAAAAGAAGAGCTGCCAATGATGAAGAGATTAGGAACTAATATAATAGCTAATGTTGGCGGTGGATGTATGGAAGACTATGAAGAAGCAATATGTAAGTTAAGAGGACAAGATATAGATATGATAGAACTCAATATATCATGTCCTAATGTAAAATCAGGAGGAATGGCTTTTGGAATAAAATCAGATGTGGCTTTTGATGTAGTTTCTAAAATAAAGAAGATAGCCGATAAACCTATTATGGTTAAACTTTCTCCAAATGCTGAAAATATCGTAGATATGGCAGTAAAATGTCAAGAAGCAGGTGCTGATTCAATATCATTAATAAACACCTTAAAAGGATTAGCTATAAATCCATATAAAAGAGAGCCTATATTTAATAACATTTATGCAGGGGTTTCAGGACCAGCTGTAAAACCAATAGCATTAAGAATGGTACATGAAGTGGCTAAAGCTGTAGAAATACCAGTAATAGGTCTTGGAGGAATTAGTAGCGGTATTGATGCTATAGAATTTATAATGGCAGGAGCTTCAGCAATACAAATAGGCACAGTAAATTTTATAAATCCTATGGCTGGAAAAGAGATAATAGAAGAAATAGAAAATTTCTGTATATCACAAGGTATAAAGGATATAAATGAAATAGTAGGTTGCATTAAATAA
- a CDS encoding YtxH domain-containing protein, translating to MNLSKLIEEKKREKQKKQKAKTTKNIAIGATAGILAGLASGILLAPKSGKETRETLKNKTSQTKENFISKTNETKEKISKYLKEKKSTEDSLDEQCVIKDITTPVSNEEANDSEKTI from the coding sequence ATGAATTTATCAAAACTGATAGAAGAAAAGAAAAGAGAAAAACAAAAAAAACAAAAAGCTAAAACTACTAAAAATATAGCTATTGGAGCAACTGCTGGTATTTTAGCAGGTCTTGCTAGTGGAATACTTCTAGCCCCTAAATCTGGTAAAGAAACTAGAGAAACACTAAAAAATAAAACTTCTCAAACTAAAGAAAATTTTATTTCTAAGACTAATGAAACTAAAGAAAAAATTTCTAAATATCTTAAAGAGAAGAAGTCTACTGAGGACTCATTAGATGAACAATGTGTAATCAAAGATATCACTACACCTGTATCTAATGAAGAAGCTAATGATTCTGAAAAAACTATTTAG
- a CDS encoding alanine/glycine:cation symporter family protein produces the protein MELINKLILNINDFLWTYILIAMLIVSGIYFTFKTKFVQFTNIKEMFKLLGEGSSKEHEHSVSSFQAFCISTASRVGTGNLAGIATALAIGGPGAIFWMWLIALIGASSSFIESTLAQIYKVKDGNSFRGGPAYYMEKGLKKRWMGVLFAILITITFGLVFNSVQANTITLALNESFGFNRSVLGIILTLLTVIIIFGGVNRIANVSSILVPIMAVAYIAVALFIVVINFSELPGVLKMIFDNAFGINQAVGGSLGAALLQIIKKGNPVLLQGVKRGLFSNEAGMGSAPNAAATATVSHPVKQGLIQTLGVFTDTIIICSCTAFIILLSGVPLDGSVKGIQLTQMALTSQLGPFGGIFVSICILLFAFSSIVGNYYYGEANISFITDKKIYVLVYRLSVGLMVFFGSLVSMDIVWNLADVFMGLMAIINLIAILLLGKIAFKALADYNKQRKEGKDPIFKSSSIPELGDEVEEWK, from the coding sequence ATGGAATTGATAAATAAATTAATTTTAAATATTAATGATTTCCTATGGACTTATATCTTAATTGCCATGTTAATCGTTAGTGGAATATATTTTACTTTTAAAACAAAATTTGTTCAATTTACAAATATTAAAGAAATGTTTAAACTTTTAGGTGAAGGAAGTTCAAAAGAACACGAACACTCTGTTTCATCATTCCAGGCCTTTTGTATTAGTACTGCTTCAAGAGTTGGTACGGGTAATTTAGCTGGTATAGCTACTGCACTTGCAATAGGTGGTCCTGGAGCAATATTTTGGATGTGGCTTATTGCATTAATTGGAGCTTCATCTAGTTTTATTGAATCTACTTTAGCTCAAATTTATAAAGTAAAAGATGGTAACTCATTTAGAGGTGGTCCTGCTTATTATATGGAAAAAGGACTTAAAAAGAGATGGATGGGTGTATTATTTGCAATACTTATAACTATAACATTTGGACTTGTATTTAACTCTGTACAAGCAAACACTATAACTCTTGCATTAAATGAGTCTTTTGGATTTAATAGATCAGTTCTAGGTATAATACTTACTTTATTAACAGTTATTATAATATTTGGTGGAGTTAACAGAATCGCAAATGTTTCTAGTATTCTTGTTCCAATAATGGCTGTTGCATATATAGCTGTTGCTTTATTTATAGTAGTAATAAACTTCTCTGAACTACCTGGAGTTTTAAAAATGATTTTCGATAATGCATTTGGTATAAACCAAGCAGTTGGTGGTAGTCTTGGTGCTGCTTTATTACAAATTATTAAAAAAGGAAATCCTGTTTTATTACAAGGTGTTAAAAGAGGATTATTCTCTAATGAAGCTGGTATGGGATCTGCGCCTAATGCTGCCGCTACTGCAACTGTATCACATCCAGTTAAACAAGGTTTAATTCAAACATTAGGAGTATTTACTGATACAATTATAATTTGTAGCTGTACAGCATTTATTATTCTTCTATCTGGTGTACCACTTGATGGTTCTGTAAAAGGTATCCAACTTACTCAAATGGCACTTACTTCACAATTAGGTCCTTTTGGAGGAATATTTGTATCAATTTGTATATTACTATTTGCCTTCAGTTCAATAGTTGGAAATTACTATTACGGTGAAGCAAATATTTCATTTATAACAGATAAAAAAATATATGTTTTAGTTTATAGATTATCTGTTGGTTTAATGGTATTCTTTGGTTCATTAGTTAGTATGGATATAGTTTGGAATTTAGCTGATGTATTTATGGGACTTATGGCTATAATAAATCTAATAGCTATACTACTTCTTGGTAAAATAGCATTTAAAGCATTAGCTGACTATAATAAACAAAGAAAAGAAGGAAAAGATCCAATATTTAAATCTTCATCTATTCCTGAATTAGGAGATGAAGTTGAAGAATGGAAATAA
- a CDS encoding transglycosylase domain-containing protein → MANKNDSKHDISQAKNKTNKKNNSKKSQSKYKKIFKRIFLGMLIVLLLFSVIGLGYIFAIIKSAPPLDVNSILNLSQPSMLYDNNGEYIDNLPTEEERYIIKFENMPENLRNAYVAIEDERFYEHKGIDIKRILGALYRDVVYIVTGRGGLHGASTLTQQLIKNTVLTNETTIERKVKEIYLSLKLESKLSKDQILEAYLNTIPLGGLVYGVEAASRYYFEKPAKDLTLPECAFIAGLTQAPTSYSPYNPENKENPDRYLNRTKAVLMKMRDLKYITTEEYDDAYAFVDNNKFAFSQSEADYSLNYEWFAYPAVDQVKRDLKEKYKYTDEEISKLMVNGGLKIYTTMDRKIQDSTQAILDQRENLSIDQYANPEDFDENNVPLLQASAVITDYRTGEVKALVGGRGKQPARSTNRAYDILRSIGSTTKPLTVYGPAIDTKQFTAATVIDDAPLPSSIGDQYGGYSPNNWNFKFDGLITPRESLALSKNVPTVIVEHTIGTKTGLAYAKKLGLVYDENTTLSTLALGESNDSNEGGNSYILSSAFGTFGNNGIYTEPRLYTKVVDATGKVILESEPKQTQVFSPQAAYIMQELLKGPLTFDGANAKFSDIPVIGKTGTTEHVTDFLFEGLTPYYSGAVWIGYDNHRPMGGASYSSSAASLWGKVMAPIHEGLEPKEISSRPDGIISVSVCKDSGKKPTDLCTRDQRGSRVHNELFIEGTEPTGVCDVHVTAKVNRNNNKLATENTPKGLIENRVFIRKERPYSGTADYQYILPTEKDDTKAEVQTPQEKPNNNNNSNNNNSNTNGNNNNSNSNNSNSDSNNDSNNNNSNNDSNNNNNNNNNNNGNNQRNTNVVNTNPLMSLRTLCNLMF, encoded by the coding sequence ATGGCTAACAAAAACGATTCTAAACATGATATAAGCCAAGCTAAAAATAAAACAAACAAAAAAAATAATAGCAAAAAAAGCCAATCTAAATATAAAAAAATTTTTAAAAGGATTTTTTTAGGAATGCTAATAGTCCTTCTATTATTTTCTGTTATAGGATTAGGCTATATTTTTGCAATTATAAAAAGTGCTCCGCCACTTGACGTCAATTCAATATTAAATTTAAGTCAACCTTCAATGCTTTACGATAATAATGGAGAATATATCGATAATCTTCCAACTGAAGAAGAACGATATATTATTAAGTTTGAAAATATGCCAGAAAATCTAAGAAATGCTTATGTTGCAATAGAAGATGAGCGATTTTATGAACATAAAGGTATTGATATTAAAAGAATATTAGGCGCTCTTTATAGAGATGTAGTCTATATAGTTACTGGTAGAGGTGGCCTTCACGGTGCTTCAACTCTTACTCAGCAACTTATTAAAAATACTGTTTTAACTAACGAAACTACTATAGAAAGAAAAGTTAAAGAAATTTATCTTTCTTTAAAGCTTGAATCAAAACTTTCTAAAGATCAAATTTTAGAAGCATACCTTAATACTATTCCTTTAGGAGGATTAGTTTATGGTGTAGAAGCTGCTTCTCGTTATTACTTTGAAAAACCAGCAAAAGATTTAACACTTCCTGAATGTGCATTTATTGCTGGCCTTACACAAGCTCCAACATCTTATAGTCCATATAACCCTGAAAATAAAGAAAATCCTGACAGATATCTTAATAGAACAAAAGCTGTTCTTATGAAAATGAGGGATTTAAAATATATAACTACAGAAGAATACGATGATGCATATGCATTTGTAGATAACAATAAATTTGCTTTCTCTCAATCTGAAGCTGATTATTCATTAAATTATGAATGGTTTGCTTACCCAGCTGTAGATCAAGTTAAACGTGATTTAAAGGAAAAGTATAAGTATACTGATGAAGAAATTTCAAAACTTATGGTTAATGGTGGTTTAAAAATATATACTACTATGGACAGAAAAATTCAAGATTCTACTCAAGCAATATTAGATCAAAGAGAAAATCTTTCTATTGATCAATACGCAAACCCTGAGGATTTTGATGAAAATAATGTTCCTTTACTTCAAGCCTCTGCAGTAATAACAGACTATAGAACCGGTGAAGTTAAAGCATTAGTAGGTGGTAGAGGTAAGCAGCCTGCAAGATCAACTAATAGAGCTTACGATATATTACGATCCATTGGATCTACAACTAAGCCTTTAACTGTTTATGGTCCTGCTATCGATACTAAGCAATTTACAGCTGCAACAGTTATAGATGATGCTCCATTGCCATCTTCAATTGGTGATCAATATGGTGGATACAGTCCAAATAACTGGAACTTTAAATTTGATGGTTTAATTACTCCACGTGAATCACTTGCATTATCTAAAAATGTACCTACTGTTATAGTAGAACATACAATTGGAACAAAAACTGGTTTAGCTTATGCAAAAAAACTTGGTTTAGTTTATGATGAAAATACCACTTTATCAACTTTAGCTTTAGGTGAATCTAATGATTCTAACGAGGGTGGTAATTCTTACATTTTATCATCTGCATTTGGTACATTTGGTAATAATGGTATATATACTGAACCTCGACTATACACCAAAGTTGTTGATGCTACGGGAAAAGTTATATTAGAATCTGAACCAAAACAGACTCAAGTATTTTCCCCTCAAGCTGCCTATATTATGCAAGAGTTATTAAAAGGACCTCTTACTTTCGATGGAGCTAACGCAAAATTTAGTGATATACCTGTAATAGGTAAAACTGGTACTACTGAACATGTAACAGACTTTTTATTTGAGGGTCTTACTCCTTACTATTCAGGAGCTGTTTGGATAGGATATGATAACCATAGACCTATGGGTGGTGCTAGCTATAGTTCATCTGCCGCATCATTATGGGGTAAAGTTATGGCACCTATACATGAAGGATTAGAGCCTAAAGAAATTTCATCAAGACCTGATGGAATTATAAGTGTGTCTGTTTGTAAAGATTCTGGTAAAAAACCTACTGATCTTTGCACAAGAGACCAAAGGGGTTCTAGAGTCCATAATGAATTATTTATAGAAGGTACAGAACCTACTGGTGTATGTGATGTTCATGTTACAGCCAAAGTAAATAGAAACAATAATAAATTAGCTACTGAAAATACACCAAAAGGATTAATTGAGAATAGAGTATTTATAAGAAAAGAGAGACCTTATTCAGGAACAGCAGACTATCAATATATATTACCAACTGAAAAAGATGATACAAAAGCAGAAGTACAAACTCCTCAAGAAAAACCTAATAATAACAATAATAGTAACAATAATAATTCTAATACTAACGGAAATAACAATAATAGTAATAGTAATAATTCTAATAGTGACAGTAATAACGATAGTAACAATAATAATTCCAATAACGACAGTAACAACAACAACAACAACAATAATAATAACAATGGAAATAACCAAAGAAATACTAATGTCGTTAATACTAATCCATTAATGTCATTAAGAACTTTATGTAATTTAATGTTTTAA